The Lentisphaerota bacterium sequence GCTGTTCACCGGTCACGCGCGTGTAAGACACTTTGTCTCCTTTCATGTTTACCACATGAAGGAAGTGTACTTCACCGCGTGGCCGTTTTCAAAACCCTAAGTGTTGCACTGGCCGGTCGCGCGCGCGTTCTCAAAAGCATCGCGGACGTGGTGGCCTGCACCGTGGTCTCCCGTCAGCGTTTTCTTTCGGCCTGTGCCCGGCTCTCCAGCTTTCGGTGGAAGGCCATTCTGATCGAGGCGACGCTTGAGGACGTAAAAGGAGGCTTTGCGCAATTCGGCATACCCTCCGACGTTCACCCTAACGCCGTCTGCGGCACCTTGGACGCGATCGAGGCAAAGTTCGGCATCCCAATCATCTATGCTTCGACGATACAGTATTTGACGACGGAACGAGCCGCCAGTTGGCTCTCAAAACACTTCACTTACTGGTGGTTGGAGGAGCATGGCCACGGACGGGTGTTGATCGATTCAGACGGACTATGACTTTAATGTCTCGTAGGGGTCTGATTAACAACACCGTCACACCTCTGGACTCTCTCAGGGAATCGGTGTCTATTCAGCAATTCTAATTATGGCACATCCGTACAGTCGAAATCGAAATCGCTATCGGGGTCGATTTCCTTGCTTTCTCGTCGATTTCGGTCCCGATACCGATTTGGATCTCGATAGCAACATAACATCTCGGGGACAAACATCTCAGACTGTCCTTTGGTGAGGAATCGTGGTTGACATCATACCACATGTGGTGTATAGTGAACCACAACGCTTAAGGAGGCGATAGTCATGAACTTTGGAGAGACGGTCAAGAATATGCGAATTGCGCAACAGAAGACGTTGCGGCAGTTCTGCAACGAGCACGGACTGGACCCTAGCAACTGGAGCAAGGTCGAGCGGAACGTGAGCCCACCCCCGAAGGAAGAGGCGACGTTGGCCCGGTGGGCGCGGTTTTTGGGACTCGAACAAGGCGCTGACGCATGGCGCGACTTCATGTATCAGGCCGAGGTCAGTCGCGGGAATATTCCCCGAGAGGTGATGAGCGACGCGGCACTCATCAGCAAACTGCCGGTCTTTCTGCGTACGGTGCGCGGAGCGGAATTGACGGAAGAACAGCTCGACGACTTTATCGAGCGGGTGCGTGAAGCTCATTCGCCGGATCGGACATGAATATACCCTTCATTGAAAACGAAGAGATTTGGAAGCAGGCCGACGCGTTTCGCGCCTCGCGTGAGCTGGTCGGCAACAATCTGCCGCCCATCGACGTCCTCTATATCGTTGACGTCGCCTTGGGTTTCGACGTGATCGATATCCCCAACCTTTTTGCGGACCTGCAAATGGATGCCGCCATCGTGCCGGGCGGGAAGGCGATATACGTGGACAAGGACGCGTTGGAAGGATGGGATCGCCATGACCGCTGGAGTGAAAAGCGATTGCGTTTTTCCATCGCTCACGAGTTGGGGCACCATGTCATGCATCAGGCAGTCATGGCCGATGTGAGTTTTTCGGACTTCGTCACGTTCAAGCGGTGGATACTCGACCATCGGCGCAGCGGCCGCATCGAAGACCAAGCCAACGAATTCGCCGGCCGGTTTCTCGTGCCGTCCGAAATTCTGTTAGCAGAATATGACGCGGTCCAAAAACGCATGTCCGCTGCCGAACCACGCTGGCGTGAGATCGAAGGTGCGCGTGCGTTTGTCGCAAAATCAATCGCGCCACATTTTGGCGTAAATCCCCAAGTGATCGAAACACGCTTCGATCATGAGCGCATTTGGCCACTAGAGTGAATCGCCGTCCTGAGCCAGCATCAGCGCCCACGTGCCGATAGTCGCCAACAGTTCTCCGGCAGCCGATCCGCCGTTTTCAGGCGCGTTCCAGTTTATCTTTCCGCCGTTTCGCCCATCAGGAGGCACGGAAGGTCCGTCCCTTGGATTTCACGCGCTTGAGAAAAACGGAAGGTCCGTCCCTTGGGATTTCATCGCCAGACCGAATCCTTCTCCGACCTTCTGGAGCGTGATAGCCGCGTCCGCCAGACCCGCCTCAAGCTCGCCCGGCTGCAGAAGCAACTCCGGGCGGAAAAATAGTTCAACCGCAAGGTCGCCATCAACGCCTACATCCGCCGCCTGGACGCCGAGCTGAGCAAAGACCTGGGCCACGCGGAACACCGGTCGAACGATGACAGATAAACAGTTTTATTGTTTATGTTGACGGATACGCCGCGAAATGAAACAATGAACCCCACTTTTTACACGCAAGGAGGGCGTTATACAAATGATCGCGCAGTTCAAAATCAAGAATTTCCGGTCAATCCT is a genomic window containing:
- a CDS encoding helix-turn-helix transcriptional regulator, encoding MNFGETVKNMRIAQQKTLRQFCNEHGLDPSNWSKVERNVSPPPKEEATLARWARFLGLEQGADAWRDFMYQAEVSRGNIPREVMSDAALISKLPVFLRTVRGAELTEEQLDDFIERVREAHSPDRT
- a CDS encoding ImmA/IrrE family metallo-endopeptidase; its protein translation is MNIPFIENEEIWKQADAFRASRELVGNNLPPIDVLYIVDVALGFDVIDIPNLFADLQMDAAIVPGGKAIYVDKDALEGWDRHDRWSEKRLRFSIAHELGHHVMHQAVMADVSFSDFVTFKRWILDHRRSGRIEDQANEFAGRFLVPSEILLAEYDAVQKRMSAAEPRWREIEGARAFVAKSIAPHFGVNPQVIETRFDHERIWPLE